The following proteins come from a genomic window of Acidobacteriota bacterium:
- a CDS encoding glycosyltransferase has translation MRVAVVWNHGTPLSQCSFRFEEYIRGLEELGHEAFVVCPEASDDGFPVPTFCPALDEGLANREFWLDLKVQAAIVPSFHQMSGLLELLVRVGVRTIAMGDSDGQMGLRAFPLATMRRTVHAGVSDRSERRRRLARLAFRYLRSFLRRDPQDAEFLRSARFSDALILGNAESRDHFRRFLRKAGAAGRAERVHVAPLAINRVFCEFPDLERERRGLVAIGRWDDPQKNAPLLARTLTRYLERAGDDQGQPVRIFGPGGEEHFRDLCARFPNVVHHGPQHPPVLAEALAESRSIVFSSRWEGSPHAGCEALSMGATIVGTPIPSLRSWSEGGAYGRVASAHRAGPLAQAIAAEQDAWRRGDRDPATIAAVWRERSSGFGVCKAMLAALS, from the coding sequence ATGCGGGTCGCCGTCGTCTGGAACCACGGCACGCCCCTGAGTCAGTGCTCGTTCCGGTTCGAGGAGTACATCCGCGGGCTCGAGGAGCTGGGTCACGAGGCGTTCGTCGTCTGCCCTGAGGCGTCGGACGACGGCTTCCCCGTGCCGACCTTCTGCCCGGCGCTCGACGAGGGGCTCGCGAACCGCGAGTTCTGGCTCGATCTGAAGGTCCAGGCCGCGATCGTGCCGTCCTTCCACCAGATGTCCGGCCTGCTCGAGCTGCTGGTGCGGGTCGGCGTGCGCACGATCGCCATGGGCGACTCGGACGGGCAGATGGGCCTGCGCGCCTTTCCGCTCGCGACGATGAGGCGGACGGTGCATGCCGGCGTCTCGGACCGGAGCGAGCGGCGCCGGCGGCTGGCCAGGCTCGCGTTTCGCTACCTGCGCTCGTTCCTGCGCCGGGATCCGCAGGACGCCGAGTTCCTGCGCAGCGCCAGGTTCTCCGACGCGCTGATCCTGGGCAACGCGGAGTCGCGCGACCACTTCCGCCGCTTCCTGCGCAAGGCGGGCGCCGCCGGCCGTGCCGAACGGGTCCACGTGGCGCCGCTCGCGATCAACCGGGTGTTCTGCGAGTTCCCCGACCTCGAGCGCGAGCGGCGCGGGCTGGTGGCGATCGGCCGCTGGGACGACCCGCAGAAGAACGCGCCACTCCTGGCCCGTACGCTCACCCGCTACCTTGAGCGCGCCGGCGACGACCAGGGCCAGCCGGTCCGGATCTTCGGTCCGGGCGGCGAAGAGCACTTCAGGGACCTCTGCGCGCGCTTCCCGAACGTCGTCCACCACGGTCCCCAGCACCCGCCGGTGCTGGCCGAGGCGCTGGCCGAAAGCCGGTCGATCGTCTTCTCCTCGCGCTGGGAGGGCTCTCCTCACGCCGGCTGCGAGGCGCTCAGCATGGGCGCGACGATCGTCGGCACGCCGATCCCGAGCCTCCGGAGCTGGTCGGAAGGCGGCGCCTACGGCCGGGTCGCTTCCGCCCACCGCGCCGGCCCCCTGGCCCAGGCGATTGCGGCCGAGCAGGACGCATGGCGCCGAGGTGACCGCGACCCGGCTACGATCGCCGCCGTGTGGCGTGAACGAAGCTCCGGTTTCGGAGTCTGCAAGGCGATGCTGGCGGCCCTGTCATGA
- a CDS encoding radical SAM protein produces the protein MNALRSRPLEVILDTTERCNLKCKMCYFSAVDRLQFPPYDRNLSRTGMMPLETFGRVAADLFPRAHKVALGCAAEPLVHPKFIDIVRESARYRIPDLWFPTNLLPLTPPKAEAICEAGVRTVAVSMDGTRAETYEAIRVGATYARFRRVLDLLNDVRRGTATRLRLIFVWMRTNRADLADLPRFAEEVGARELDVRFVAPTAHVTAEDELLDGEDPGALRAELASAAEDAAARGLKLVSYPDFDDGGPIGLRGHLLRWRAGLYDRRRLLGRARTAVAGCAWPGHTVVVRPNGAVSPCIFWEDQPIGLYPETSLAEVERSPLLSAITDGLRTGNPCGTCRTCTERKHALYFRLQWRQQQEERLEQLSPGPGASGLVDTASPPSGDARSDTSSVAVEDPAASDAVSLGARTFWSAPSATPRSGEPESPFPTPATWLPQHAPTTPHNRVLLLGDATWAPELLRTGFATQVDVATVPLGAPTPLGAPAFWPAPSAMPRSGEPESQPHPINHLLLDPRRPELPTAAYQAVVSLGGFSAHLRLERLLIAVLDALEPGGRLIVDDYVGPARHQWNDRSRAGAAAAEAFRRLPAAARRFDRLPLPPIAGDCARAIRSRDLGRLVRTGFRVESTRPYGGDLIAPLGASVDWSRLSPDELRRLTEGSGRSEAHYALIVARPHRGAARRLARLRYRFGPKVRRLFIYEPRRARDLVLQTLRGQV, from the coding sequence ATGAACGCGTTACGAAGCCGTCCGCTAGAGGTCATCCTGGATACGACCGAACGGTGCAATTTGAAGTGCAAGATGTGCTATTTCTCTGCAGTCGACCGGTTGCAGTTCCCGCCCTACGACCGCAACCTGTCGCGTACCGGAATGATGCCGCTTGAAACCTTCGGCCGGGTCGCGGCCGACCTCTTCCCACGGGCCCACAAGGTCGCGCTCGGGTGCGCCGCGGAGCCGCTCGTGCATCCGAAGTTCATCGACATCGTCCGCGAGTCGGCCCGTTACCGGATCCCGGACCTCTGGTTCCCCACGAACCTGCTGCCGCTGACGCCGCCCAAGGCGGAGGCGATCTGCGAGGCCGGCGTCCGGACGGTGGCTGTGTCGATGGACGGCACGCGGGCCGAGACCTACGAGGCGATCCGGGTGGGCGCCACCTACGCGCGCTTCCGGCGCGTCCTCGATCTGCTGAACGACGTCCGCCGCGGCACCGCCACGCGCCTGCGGCTGATCTTCGTCTGGATGCGGACGAACCGCGCCGACCTCGCCGATCTCCCGCGCTTTGCGGAGGAAGTCGGCGCCCGCGAACTCGACGTCCGGTTCGTGGCGCCGACGGCCCACGTCACCGCCGAGGACGAACTGCTCGACGGCGAGGATCCCGGGGCGCTGCGTGCCGAGCTCGCCTCGGCCGCCGAGGACGCGGCGGCCCGGGGCCTGAAGCTCGTCTCCTACCCCGACTTCGACGACGGCGGCCCGATCGGCCTTCGCGGCCACCTGCTCCGCTGGCGCGCCGGACTCTACGACCGCCGTCGCCTGCTCGGCCGCGCCCGGACCGCCGTCGCCGGCTGCGCCTGGCCCGGCCACACCGTCGTCGTGCGCCCGAACGGCGCCGTCTCCCCCTGCATCTTCTGGGAAGACCAGCCGATCGGCCTCTACCCCGAGACATCGCTCGCCGAAGTCGAACGCTCGCCGCTCCTCTCCGCGATCACCGACGGCCTCCGCACCGGCAACCCCTGCGGCACCTGCCGCACCTGCACCGAACGCAAACACGCCCTCTACTTCCGCCTCCAGTGGCGCCAGCAACAGGAAGAACGCCTCGAACAACTAAGCCCCGGCCCCGGCGCCTCCGGCCTGGTAGACACCGCATCACCTCCTTCCGGGGACGCCCGCAGTGACACGAGTTCGGTTGCAGTAGAGGACCCCGCCGCCTCTGACGCCGTATCTCTGGGTGCGCGGACCTTCTGGTCCGCACCAAGCGCGACGCCGCGAAGCGGCGAGCCCGAATCACCCTTCCCCACCCCCGCCACCTGGCTGCCCCAACATGCCCCCACCACCCCCCACAACCGCGTCCTCCTCCTAGGCGACGCCACCTGGGCCCCCGAACTCCTCCGAACCGGCTTCGCCACCCAAGTCGACGTAGCAACCGTCCCACTGGGTGCGCCAACCCCACTGGGTGCGCCGGCCTTCTGGCCGGCACCAAGCGCGATGCCGCGAAGCGGCGAGCCCGAGTCGCAGCCCCACCCCATCAACCACCTCCTCCTCGACCCCCGCCGCCCCGAACTCCCCACAGCCGCCTACCAGGCCGTCGTCTCCCTCGGCGGCTTCTCCGCCCACCTGCGCCTCGAGCGCCTGCTGATCGCAGTGCTCGACGCGCTCGAACCCGGCGGCCGGCTGATCGTCGACGACTACGTGGGTCCCGCCCGGCACCAGTGGAACGACCGCAGCCGGGCCGGAGCGGCCGCCGCCGAGGCCTTCCGCCGTCTCCCGGCCGCCGCCCGCCGCTTCGACCGTCTGCCCCTGCCGCCGATCGCCGGCGACTGCGCCCGCGCCATCCGCTCCCGCGACCTGGGGCGCCTGGTGCGTACCGGTTTCCGGGTCGAATCCACCCGCCCCTACGGCGGCGATCTGATCGCCCCCCTCGGCGCCTCCGTGGACTGGAGCCGGTTGTCGCCCGACGAACTACGGCGCCTGACGGAGGGCTCCGGCCGCTCCGAGGCGCACTACGCTCTGATCGTGGCGCGGCCGCACCGCGGCGCGGCCAGGCGGCTCGCCCGCCTCCGCTACCGGTTCGGACCGAAGGTGCGCCGCCTGTTCATCTACGAGCCGCGGCGCGCCCGCGACCTCGTCCTGCAGACACTGAGAGGGCAGGTGTAG
- a CDS encoding Gfo/Idh/MocA family oxidoreductase: MIDTVRWGILGPGAIARTFATAVDALDGHAVTATGSRDPERARAFNVERGYTGAEAGTYAELASSDAVDAVYVATPHSGHLEHASLALRQGKAVLCEKPLAVNASEARAMCDLAKRHGALLMEAMWSRFLPATRQAAGWLKAGAIGKPLRLVCSFGFEAPFDAKSRLFAPELAGGSLLDIGCYTLSLASLVFGEAVIGPEAPEIEVEAELAPTGVDQQCEIILRFPSGAEARLDSSISRPFDDTASIKGTQGNIEIHRFWRARRTVLYRGCQRVVTAELPFLANGFEYQIQEVERLLREGATESPLLPHAESIALLELMDEVRRRMGVRYPFESAIGVTAAA, from the coding sequence GTGATCGACACCGTTCGTTGGGGCATCCTCGGCCCCGGGGCCATCGCCCGCACCTTCGCCACAGCCGTGGACGCGCTGGACGGTCACGCAGTGACGGCCACCGGCAGCCGCGACCCGGAACGTGCCCGCGCCTTCAACGTCGAGCGCGGCTACACCGGTGCCGAGGCCGGGACCTACGCCGAGCTCGCGAGCAGCGACGCCGTCGACGCCGTCTACGTCGCCACGCCCCATTCCGGCCACCTCGAGCACGCGTCGCTGGCGCTCCGGCAGGGCAAGGCGGTCCTCTGCGAGAAGCCGCTCGCCGTCAACGCCTCCGAGGCCCGTGCGATGTGCGACCTCGCCAAGCGGCACGGCGCCCTGTTGATGGAGGCCATGTGGAGCCGCTTTCTGCCGGCGACCCGCCAGGCGGCGGGCTGGCTGAAGGCCGGCGCGATCGGCAAACCCCTCCGCCTCGTCTGCTCCTTCGGCTTCGAGGCCCCGTTCGACGCGAAGAGCCGGCTCTTCGCCCCCGAACTCGCCGGCGGCAGCCTGCTCGACATCGGCTGCTACACCCTCTCTCTCGCCTCCCTCGTCTTCGGCGAGGCGGTGATCGGCCCGGAGGCCCCGGAAATCGAGGTGGAGGCTGAGCTGGCGCCGACCGGTGTCGACCAGCAATGCGAGATCATCCTGCGGTTCCCGTCGGGGGCCGAAGCGCGGCTCGACAGCTCGATCAGCCGTCCGTTCGACGACACCGCGTCGATCAAGGGCACCCAGGGCAACATCGAGATCCACCGGTTCTGGCGCGCCCGGCGCACCGTGCTCTACCGGGGCTGCCAGCGCGTCGTGACCGCCGAGCTCCCCTTCCTCGCCAACGGGTTCGAGTACCAGATCCAGGAGGTGGAGCGTCTGCTGCGGGAAGGCGCGACGGAGAGCCCCCTGCTTCCCCACGCCGAGTCGATCGCCCTGCTGGAACTGATGGACGAGGTTCGCCGGCGGATGGGCGTGCGATACCCGTTCGAGAGCGCGATCGGCGTGACGGCGGCAGCGTGA
- the ilvD gene encoding dihydroxy-acid dehydratase, whose amino-acid sequence MIRLNRYSSRITQDKSQGASQAMLYGAGLTSDDMAKPQVGIASVWYEGNTCNMHLLELAAAAKEGVDEAGCLGLRFNTVGVSDGISMGTDGMSYSLQSRDLIADSIETVMAAQWYDANISIPGCDKNMPGCMMAIARLDRPALVIYGGTIRSGEFRGGKIDIISAFQSYGEAISGHLSEDDRETIVRRACPGAGACGGMYTANTMAAAIEALGMSLPYSSSTPAVAEEKLDECRRAGAAVRNLLERDLRPSAIMTRAAFENAMVLITVLGGSTNAVLHLLAMAHSVGVDLSIDDFQKVSDRVPFLADLKPSGRYLMEDLHDVGGTPAVLRMLLDRGLIDGDCLTVTGGTLAENLASLPDLEDGQDVVLPFDEAIKSTGHLQILRGNLAPEGSVAKITGKEGERFAGPAQVYDSEEAMVEALERGEIRAGSVIVIRFEGPKGGPGMPEMLKPTSALMGAGLGDQVALVTDGRFSGGSHGFLIGHVAPEAQEGGPLALVRDGDRIEIDAVRNTIDVALDEEEIEARRVAWVAPPLKATRGTLYRYVKTVSSASTGCVTDG is encoded by the coding sequence ATGATCCGACTGAACCGTTACTCCTCCCGCATCACCCAGGACAAGTCGCAGGGAGCCTCGCAGGCGATGCTCTACGGGGCCGGCCTGACGTCCGACGACATGGCGAAGCCGCAGGTCGGGATCGCCAGCGTCTGGTACGAGGGCAACACCTGCAACATGCACCTCCTGGAGCTGGCCGCGGCGGCCAAGGAGGGCGTCGACGAGGCCGGGTGCCTGGGTCTGCGCTTCAACACGGTCGGGGTGTCGGACGGCATCTCGATGGGCACGGACGGGATGAGCTATTCGCTCCAGTCCCGGGACCTGATCGCCGACTCGATCGAGACCGTGATGGCGGCGCAATGGTACGACGCGAACATCTCGATCCCTGGCTGCGACAAGAACATGCCGGGCTGCATGATGGCGATCGCGCGGCTCGACCGCCCGGCGCTCGTGATCTACGGCGGCACGATCCGGTCGGGCGAGTTCCGGGGCGGCAAGATCGACATCATCTCCGCCTTCCAGAGCTACGGCGAGGCGATCAGCGGCCATCTCAGCGAGGACGACCGGGAGACGATCGTGCGGCGCGCCTGTCCCGGCGCCGGCGCCTGCGGGGGCATGTACACGGCGAACACGATGGCGGCGGCGATCGAGGCTCTCGGCATGTCCCTGCCCTACAGCTCGTCGACGCCGGCCGTGGCGGAGGAGAAGCTGGACGAGTGCCGCCGCGCCGGCGCCGCGGTGAGGAACCTGCTCGAACGGGACCTCCGTCCGAGCGCGATCATGACCCGCGCGGCGTTCGAGAACGCGATGGTGCTGATCACCGTGCTCGGCGGATCGACGAACGCGGTCCTCCACCTGCTGGCGATGGCCCACTCGGTGGGCGTCGACCTCTCGATCGACGACTTCCAGAAGGTCAGCGACCGGGTTCCCTTCCTTGCCGATCTGAAGCCCTCCGGCCGCTACCTGATGGAGGACCTGCACGACGTCGGCGGCACCCCCGCGGTGCTGCGGATGCTGCTCGACAGGGGTCTGATCGACGGCGACTGCCTCACCGTGACCGGCGGCACGCTGGCCGAGAACCTGGCCTCGCTGCCGGACCTCGAAGACGGTCAGGACGTCGTGCTCCCCTTCGACGAGGCGATCAAGTCGACCGGCCATCTCCAGATCCTGCGCGGCAACCTGGCGCCCGAGGGTTCGGTGGCGAAGATCACCGGCAAGGAAGGCGAGCGGTTCGCCGGCCCGGCCCAGGTCTACGACTCGGAGGAGGCGATGGTCGAGGCCCTCGAGCGCGGCGAGATCCGCGCCGGCTCGGTGATCGTCATCCGCTTCGAGGGCCCGAAGGGCGGCCCGGGCATGCCCGAGATGCTCAAGCCCACCTCGGCGCTGATGGGCGCCGGCCTCGGCGACCAGGTCGCGCTGGTCACCGACGGCCGCTTCTCCGGCGGCTCCCACGGCTTCCTCATCGGCCACGTCGCGCCCGAGGCGCAGGAAGGCGGTCCGCTGGCCCTCGTGCGCGATGGCGACCGGATCGAGATCGACGCGGTCCGCAACACGATCGACGTGGCGCTTGACGAGGAGGAGATCGAGGCGCGCAGGGTGGCGTGGGTGGCGCCGCCGCTCAAGGCGACGCGGGGAACGCTGTACCGGTACGTGAAGACGGTGAGTTCGGCGTCGACGGGGTGTGTGACGGATGGGTGA
- a CDS encoding protein kinase — translation MKAGDIISRFRVQGPLPSLPGELPLPLYRAQDIAARSWVVVQRFPEDAPRQEVEEAAERAELLQPDFPPLVEKSFDPPALLAWSLGGGEMLRRRLQRSPLSPEQAADLGLELARALRRLHRAGAVHGGLRPANVQLQDGGRVGLLAPSSLGPVTLAVANEAVESPTLWTAAYLSPEQTKGAEEAITGSPVPFTTADDVWTCGVVLYELVTGELPFIANTYSAMRRAVAVQPVDLAGTLPGSAPEAFEAVLEAALDRDADRRRAALDDVIGKLRQVRDELLPRVQPPADSVARTRARKAAAATDRSAASPAEPEWQSAMSRINRRRRHLARERPAPALWRVLAGPLLALLLTAAAVAVWFLL, via the coding sequence GTGAAGGCCGGCGACATCATCTCGCGGTTCCGTGTGCAGGGCCCACTTCCCAGCCTGCCGGGCGAACTCCCGCTACCGCTCTACCGGGCCCAGGACATCGCTGCCCGGTCCTGGGTCGTGGTGCAGCGCTTTCCCGAGGACGCTCCGCGACAGGAGGTCGAGGAGGCGGCCGAGAGGGCGGAGCTCCTGCAACCGGACTTCCCGCCCCTGGTCGAGAAGTCCTTCGATCCGCCGGCGCTCCTCGCCTGGTCCCTGGGCGGCGGCGAGATGCTCCGCCGCCGGCTGCAGCGCTCGCCGCTCAGCCCGGAGCAGGCCGCCGATCTGGGTCTGGAGCTCGCCCGGGCGTTGCGCCGTCTGCACCGGGCCGGTGCGGTTCACGGCGGCCTTCGTCCGGCGAACGTCCAGTTGCAGGACGGCGGCAGGGTCGGCCTGCTGGCGCCGTCCAGCCTGGGGCCGGTCACGTTGGCGGTGGCCAACGAGGCGGTCGAGTCGCCGACGCTCTGGACCGCGGCCTATCTCTCGCCCGAGCAGACGAAGGGAGCGGAAGAGGCGATCACCGGCTCACCCGTCCCGTTCACGACCGCCGACGACGTCTGGACGTGCGGCGTGGTCCTCTATGAACTCGTCACGGGGGAGCTGCCCTTCATCGCCAACACCTACTCGGCGATGAGACGAGCCGTCGCCGTGCAGCCCGTCGACCTGGCCGGCACGCTTCCGGGCAGCGCGCCCGAGGCCTTCGAGGCGGTGCTCGAAGCCGCCCTCGACCGGGACGCGGACCGTCGCCGCGCCGCCCTGGACGACGTGATCGGCAAGCTGCGCCAGGTCCGCGACGAACTCCTGCCGCGTGTCCAACCACCGGCCGACAGCGTCGCCCGAACCCGGGCCCGGAAGGCCGCCGCAGCCACCGACCGTTCCGCCGCGAGCCCGGCCGAGCCCGAGTGGCAGTCCGCGATGTCGCGGATCAACCGGCGGCGCCGCCACCTCGCCCGCGAACGCCCGGCGCCCGCACTGTGGCGCGTGCTCGCCGGTCCGCTGCTGGCCCTGCTGTTGACCGCCGCCGCGGTCGCCGTGTGGTTCCTGCTCTAG
- a CDS encoding VWA domain-containing protein: protein MTTRQRRFELPRSLVLAALVLAGAAPAPAQQDEPAVFSDVIDVRVVNAEIVVTDRDGNRVHGLAASDFELLVDGEPMPISYFTEIAEGFAQGATPGAVAGVPDLAPYAPVGTNFLIFIDDFFSIERDRNRVLDSLEEDLLQLGPVDRVAAVAFDGDGLEVLTAWTNDSSVMEQALDRARGRSAYGLERLSELKMSEADRETQAIFEAAADQAFAPDQREAGELDMIEMEAQEGGIGAGQAARAQSFAGDDEAALKDLVGTSLSAQELRYARRLEDQLELSVLAAMATMRSLSNQPGRKVMLLLAGGWPRSAALFTVAGKGDTSSFATSADGSLMSEDELYGPLVAAANLIGYALYPVDLPGVSASFSGDASRAFGPDAQPDDTRAGPGSLEREDMLHSTLDLLADSTGGVSMLNADRDQALAAAVEDTRSYYWIGFEPTRREDEAFHDIEVRVTGREDLRVRTREGYVDMSRDSEVSMTVEAAMRFGIPPDTRPLEVHFSDPVRAGRRKMSMAVEVVIPLDHVELMPVAGGWRNELEVRVTAMDLDGNRSEMSRERILIAGPTKPQPGQVFYYETDLVFRRRDHTWVIAVFDPLTGMVLTSRGEVARR from the coding sequence ATGACGACGCGCCAACGACGGTTCGAGCTCCCCCGGAGCCTGGTCCTCGCAGCGCTCGTACTTGCAGGCGCGGCACCGGCCCCAGCCCAGCAGGACGAACCGGCCGTCTTCTCGGATGTGATCGACGTCCGGGTCGTCAACGCCGAGATCGTCGTCACCGACCGGGACGGGAACCGGGTCCACGGTCTGGCGGCCTCGGACTTCGAACTCCTCGTCGACGGCGAGCCGATGCCGATCAGCTACTTCACCGAGATCGCGGAGGGGTTCGCGCAGGGGGCGACGCCAGGCGCCGTGGCCGGAGTGCCGGACCTCGCCCCGTACGCGCCGGTCGGCACGAACTTCCTCATCTTCATCGACGACTTCTTCTCGATCGAACGCGACCGGAACCGCGTGCTCGACAGCCTGGAAGAGGACCTGCTGCAACTCGGCCCGGTGGATCGCGTGGCCGCGGTCGCGTTCGATGGCGACGGCCTGGAGGTGCTGACCGCGTGGACGAACGACTCGAGCGTGATGGAGCAGGCGCTCGATCGCGCGCGCGGGCGGAGCGCCTACGGCCTGGAGCGGCTGAGCGAACTGAAGATGAGCGAAGCGGACCGGGAGACCCAGGCGATCTTCGAGGCGGCCGCCGATCAGGCCTTCGCCCCGGACCAGCGGGAGGCCGGAGAACTCGACATGATCGAAATGGAAGCCCAGGAGGGTGGGATCGGGGCCGGGCAGGCCGCGCGGGCTCAGTCCTTTGCCGGGGACGACGAGGCCGCGCTGAAGGACCTGGTGGGCACGTCTCTCTCCGCTCAGGAACTCCGCTACGCCCGGAGGCTGGAAGACCAGTTGGAGCTCTCCGTGCTGGCGGCCATGGCGACGATGCGCAGCCTGTCCAACCAGCCCGGCCGCAAGGTGATGCTGCTGCTCGCGGGCGGCTGGCCGAGATCGGCGGCGCTCTTCACCGTGGCGGGCAAGGGGGACACGAGCAGCTTCGCCACCTCGGCCGACGGTTCGCTGATGAGCGAGGACGAGCTCTACGGACCCCTGGTAGCGGCCGCGAACCTGATCGGCTACGCGCTCTACCCCGTGGACCTGCCGGGCGTGAGCGCGAGCTTCTCGGGCGACGCGTCACGCGCGTTCGGTCCCGACGCCCAGCCCGACGACACCCGCGCCGGCCCCGGTTCACTGGAGCGCGAGGACATGCTCCACAGCACCCTGGATCTGCTGGCCGACTCGACCGGCGGCGTATCGATGCTCAACGCCGACCGTGACCAGGCGCTCGCGGCAGCGGTCGAGGACACCCGCTCCTACTACTGGATCGGCTTCGAGCCGACGCGCCGCGAAGACGAGGCCTTCCACGACATCGAGGTGCGTGTGACCGGCCGGGAGGACCTCCGCGTGCGCACGCGCGAGGGCTACGTCGACATGTCGCGCGACAGCGAAGTGTCGATGACGGTCGAAGCCGCGATGCGCTTCGGCATCCCCCCGGACACCCGTCCGCTCGAGGTGCACTTCTCCGATCCGGTCCGCGCCGGCCGCCGGAAGATGTCGATGGCCGTCGAAGTGGTCATTCCGCTCGACCACGTCGAGCTGATGCCCGTGGCCGGCGGCTGGCGGAACGAGCTGGAGGTCCGGGTCACGGCGATGGACCTGGACGGCAACCGGTCCGAGATGTCGAGGGAGCGGATCCTGATCGCCGGCCCCACGAAGCCGCAGCCGGGCCAGGTCTTCTACTACGAGACCGATTTGGTGTTCCGGCGCCGCGACCACACCTGGGTGATCGCGGTCTTCGATCCGTTGACGGGGATGGTCCTGACGTCCAGGGGAGAGGTGGCTCGGAGGTAG
- a CDS encoding VWA domain-containing protein, translating into MTKPRRPLHLPRILAALILLAAVAATAAPALAQQDDLPAVFSEVIDVRVVNIEVVVTDRQGNRIHGLKASDFELLVDGEPVPISYFTEIEEGLAQETEGSDVAAVPDLDANEPVGTSFLLFIDDFFSIARDRNRVLDRLEKDLAQLGPADRVAAVSFDGKAVTMLTSWTNSPSQLADALQRARRRRAHGLMRMGELRTNDQERMDRANLSALADRFAEDGGVDLPEDVLRGNLRGTELRYATNLENQLERSVLAAVATLRSFANRPGRKVMLLLAGGWPESPALYTIADRMQGLQGIGAAADTRMMSQDDLYGPLVSAANLIGYTLYPVDVPGFRPEFALDASVGFDANSPTDPSQGALGGMMQEREMMQHYTLELLARSTGGVPMINSQRDTALAEAVADTRSYYWLGFEPQRREDDAVHDVDVRLVGYPDYRVRSREGYVDMSRGSEVTMMVEGALLFGNPPSAKPLGVRFGRPQRAGFGKIMVPVRVAIPLDEVTLLPVAGVWQNELEFRVTVMDRNGNRSETPVEKIRIAGNQQPQPGQYFTFETGLELRRREHTFVIAVYDPLTGTILSSSGDIGPR; encoded by the coding sequence ATGACCAAGCCGCGACGACCCCTCCACCTGCCCCGGATCCTCGCCGCTCTGATCCTCCTCGCGGCCGTGGCCGCCACCGCCGCACCAGCGCTCGCCCAGCAGGACGACCTCCCGGCCGTCTTCTCCGAGGTGATCGACGTCCGGGTCGTCAACATCGAGGTCGTCGTCACGGACAGGCAGGGCAACCGGATCCATGGTCTGAAGGCGTCGGACTTCGAGCTCCTGGTCGACGGCGAGCCGGTGCCGATCAGCTACTTCACGGAGATCGAGGAGGGCCTGGCCCAGGAGACCGAAGGTAGCGACGTCGCGGCCGTGCCGGACCTGGACGCCAACGAGCCGGTGGGCACGAGCTTCCTCCTCTTCATCGACGACTTCTTCTCGATCGCGCGCGACCGCAACCGGGTGCTCGACCGCCTGGAGAAGGACCTCGCGCAGCTCGGTCCCGCCGACCGGGTGGCGGCCGTCTCCTTCGACGGCAAGGCGGTCACCATGCTGACCTCCTGGACCAACTCGCCGAGCCAGTTGGCGGACGCGCTGCAGCGGGCCCGCCGCCGCCGGGCCCACGGCCTGATGCGCATGGGCGAGCTGCGCACGAACGACCAGGAGCGCATGGACCGGGCGAACCTCAGCGCCCTCGCGGACCGCTTCGCCGAGGACGGCGGCGTCGACCTGCCCGAGGACGTGCTCCGCGGCAACCTGCGCGGCACGGAGCTGCGCTACGCGACGAACCTGGAGAACCAGTTGGAGCGCTCCGTGCTGGCGGCGGTCGCCACCCTGCGCAGCTTCGCCAACCGCCCGGGCCGCAAGGTGATGCTCCTGCTCGCCGGCGGCTGGCCGGAGTCGCCGGCCCTCTACACGATCGCCGACCGCATGCAGGGCCTGCAGGGCATCGGCGCGGCCGCGGACACCCGGATGATGAGCCAGGACGACCTCTACGGTCCGCTCGTCTCCGCCGCGAACCTGATCGGCTACACCCTCTACCCGGTCGACGTACCGGGGTTCCGGCCCGAGTTCGCGCTGGACGCGTCCGTGGGGTTCGACGCCAACTCGCCGACCGACCCGTCCCAGGGCGCCCTCGGCGGCATGATGCAGGAACGGGAGATGATGCAGCACTACACGCTCGAGCTGCTGGCCCGCTCCACGGGCGGCGTGCCGATGATCAACTCCCAGCGCGACACGGCCCTGGCGGAAGCCGTGGCGGACACCCGCTCCTACTACTGGCTCGGCTTCGAGCCCCAGCGCCGCGAGGACGACGCGGTCCACGACGTCGACGTGCGGCTGGTCGGCTATCCCGACTACCGGGTGCGCTCCCGCGAGGGCTACGTCGACATGTCGCGCGGCTCCGAAGTCACGATGATGGTCGAGGGTGCGCTGCTCTTCGGCAATCCGCCCAGCGCGAAGCCGCTCGGCGTGCGCTTCGGCAGGCCGCAGCGCGCGGGATTCGGCAAGATCATGGTGCCCGTCCGCGTCGCGATCCCGCTGGACGAGGTCACCCTGCTGCCCGTCGCCGGCGTCTGGCAGAACGAACTGGAGTTCCGCGTCACCGTGATGGACCGGAACGGCAACCGCTCCGAGACCCCGGTGGAGAAGATCCGCATCGCCGGCAACCAGCAGCCCCAGCCGGGCCAGTACTTCACCTTCGAGACCGGACTCGAACTGCGCCGCCGCGAGCACACCTTCGTTATCGCCGTTTACGACCCGCTGACTGGAACGATCCTGTCCTCCAGCGGCGACATCGGGCCGCGGTAG